From Synoicihabitans lomoniglobus, the proteins below share one genomic window:
- a CDS encoding TlpA family protein disulfide reductase has product MSLMRAVWAGVALGLAGNVVRAEPTTLDALQWVDRNTGDKVTLADFKGQVVVLDFFAYWCAPCAPASRVIEQDIARYYASESGGAGAPITVLALNVESAHTGRTDAFIKRAGISRALDDIAGATLEQLGARSLPFLVVLDGTGESWRIAYQHNGFEGVVALREVIDRVRTEAKR; this is encoded by the coding sequence ATGTCGTTGATGCGGGCAGTATGGGCCGGAGTGGCATTGGGGCTGGCCGGAAACGTAGTCCGAGCTGAGCCCACGACGCTCGACGCCCTCCAGTGGGTGGACCGTAACACGGGCGATAAGGTGACGCTGGCCGATTTTAAAGGTCAGGTCGTGGTGCTGGATTTCTTCGCCTACTGGTGCGCGCCGTGTGCGCCCGCCTCCCGAGTGATCGAGCAAGACATTGCCCGCTACTATGCAAGCGAATCGGGCGGAGCGGGCGCGCCGATCACCGTGCTGGCTCTCAATGTTGAGTCCGCCCATACCGGGCGCACCGACGCCTTCATCAAGCGGGCGGGTATCAGCCGGGCATTGGACGACATCGCAGGCGCCACGCTGGAACAACTGGGCGCGCGCAGTCTGCCGTTTTTGGTCGTGCTCGATGGCACGGGCGAGTCGTGGCGGATCGCGTATCAACATAATGGATTCGAGGGAGTCGTCGCCTTGCGCGAAGTGATCGACCGGGTGCGGACGGAGGCAAAGCGATGA